The following are from one region of the Actinoplanes sp. L3-i22 genome:
- a CDS encoding response regulator transcription factor has protein sequence MIRILLVEPVTLLRGALAATLSLEDDLDVVADLGDLDPALDMARAVSPDVAVVDIALLAGDGLATFDRLRAGQPGCATLALAGPDEPVLLNRALDRRVGGVVSTQAAPCELVRGIRGLVRGERVIDAGLAVAMVAAPRSPLSARELDVLSVAASGVPSTEVAAELHLSTGTVRNYISAILRKTGARNRLEAVRLAENAGWLA, from the coding sequence ATGATCCGCATTCTGCTCGTCGAACCCGTGACCCTGCTCCGCGGCGCCCTGGCCGCGACCCTGTCCCTGGAGGACGACCTCGACGTGGTCGCCGACCTGGGCGACCTCGATCCGGCGCTGGACATGGCCCGCGCGGTGTCGCCCGACGTCGCCGTGGTCGACATCGCGCTGCTGGCCGGCGACGGCCTGGCGACGTTCGACCGGCTGCGCGCCGGGCAGCCCGGCTGCGCGACCCTGGCACTGGCCGGCCCGGACGAGCCGGTGCTGCTCAACCGGGCGCTCGACCGGCGCGTCGGCGGGGTGGTCAGCACCCAGGCCGCCCCGTGCGAGCTGGTCCGCGGCATCCGCGGCCTGGTCCGGGGCGAGCGGGTGATCGACGCGGGCCTGGCCGTGGCGATGGTCGCGGCGCCGCGCAGTCCGCTGTCGGCGCGCGAGCTCGACGTGCTGAGCGTCGCCGCGTCCGGGGTGCCGTCCACCGAGGTCGCGGCCGAGCTGCATCTGAGCACCGGCACCGTCCGGAACTACATCTCGGCGATCCTGCGCAAGACCGGCGCCCGCAACCGTCTGGAGGCGGTCCGCCTCGCCGAGAACGCCGGCTGGCTGGCCTGA
- a CDS encoding GTP-binding protein — MTNWETGPTAYAGPASLAPPARVPSPRTEPDPLRASGAPLWLDVLDATIRTCAEHGRSEMAEWLSRRRAQLLHPELRVLVVGAAQQGRSQLINALINATVCGAGVPTVVRHAAAPAAHLIRRGSPAADWTAPVGVQDRIPLGLDALDASIAEATARLPAGAPVHAEVAVPRSLLAGGLVLIDTPPLPGLPGPADRDVRAVTDLATSAGADLVVYVCEAGRGLDDPEIALLRGLSRFFPGLLVVFTKTDYAVDWRRNLADGRDRLARAGVPAATTAVSSALRLHALRADDTALNGESGFPELIAHLQKTVAAKPGSLARETVGRLSRITLEELAAPLRDDLAAQRDAGMPEAVARLHATQRRLDDLRKCAVRWQNALSDEIGDLMSDIEHDLRERTRAVLAEADQYFATADPAKAWDEFEPWLRGSLQELAETSTTWLAERTEWMAYQVASRFPAEAGEVLPPPALVAAGAPGDDRVPGLDAPPVAKFSPGQKLFIGLRGSYGGVVMFGLVTSLAGMSLINPISIGGGAIFGGKTIRDESRSLLTKRQAEARQIVARHVDDVFVRLNKDARDTVRRVQRALRDHFTAVTEDLQEIIMDSLRNAKAAADQDVAAREQHSRRIERELAALAQLHTQALALNGRA, encoded by the coding sequence ATGACGAACTGGGAGACCGGACCCACGGCCTATGCGGGTCCGGCCTCCCTCGCCCCGCCGGCGCGGGTGCCGTCCCCTCGGACGGAACCCGATCCGCTGCGAGCCTCCGGGGCCCCGCTCTGGCTCGACGTGCTCGACGCGACCATCCGGACCTGCGCCGAGCACGGCCGCTCCGAGATGGCCGAGTGGCTGTCCCGCCGCCGCGCCCAGCTGCTGCACCCGGAGCTGCGCGTGCTGGTCGTCGGCGCCGCTCAGCAGGGCCGCAGCCAGCTTATCAACGCGCTGATCAATGCCACCGTGTGCGGTGCCGGGGTGCCGACCGTGGTCCGGCACGCCGCGGCGCCGGCCGCGCACCTGATCCGGCGCGGCTCGCCGGCCGCCGACTGGACCGCCCCGGTCGGCGTGCAGGACCGGATCCCGCTCGGCCTGGACGCCCTGGACGCGTCGATCGCCGAGGCCACCGCCCGGCTCCCGGCCGGCGCGCCGGTGCACGCCGAGGTGGCGGTGCCCCGCTCGCTGCTCGCCGGCGGCCTGGTGCTGATCGACACGCCGCCGCTGCCCGGGCTGCCCGGCCCGGCCGACCGCGACGTCCGGGCGGTCACCGACCTGGCCACCAGCGCCGGCGCCGACCTGGTGGTCTACGTCTGCGAGGCCGGCCGCGGGCTCGACGACCCGGAGATCGCGCTGCTGCGCGGCCTGTCCCGGTTCTTCCCCGGGCTGCTGGTGGTCTTCACCAAGACCGACTACGCCGTCGACTGGCGGCGCAACCTGGCCGACGGCCGGGACCGGCTGGCCCGGGCCGGCGTGCCCGCGGCCACCACCGCGGTCTCCTCGGCGCTGCGCCTGCACGCGCTGCGGGCGGACGACACCGCCCTCAACGGCGAGTCCGGCTTCCCCGAGCTGATCGCCCACCTGCAGAAGACGGTGGCCGCCAAGCCCGGCTCGCTGGCCCGCGAGACGGTCGGCCGGCTGAGCCGGATCACCCTCGAGGAGCTGGCCGCACCGCTGCGCGACGACCTGGCCGCCCAGCGCGACGCCGGCATGCCGGAGGCCGTCGCCCGGCTGCACGCCACCCAGCGGCGCCTCGACGACCTGCGCAAGTGCGCGGTCCGCTGGCAGAACGCGCTGTCCGACGAGATCGGCGACCTGATGTCCGACATCGAGCACGACCTGCGCGAGCGGACCCGGGCGGTGCTCGCCGAGGCCGACCAGTACTTCGCCACCGCCGACCCGGCCAAGGCCTGGGACGAGTTCGAGCCGTGGCTGCGCGGGTCGTTGCAGGAGCTGGCCGAGACCAGCACCACCTGGCTGGCCGAGCGGACCGAGTGGATGGCCTACCAGGTCGCCTCCCGGTTCCCGGCCGAGGCCGGCGAGGTGCTGCCGCCGCCCGCGCTGGTCGCGGCCGGTGCGCCCGGGGACGACCGGGTGCCCGGGCTGGACGCGCCGCCGGTCGCCAAGTTCAGCCCCGGCCAGAAACTGTTCATCGGGCTGCGCGGCTCGTACGGCGGCGTGGTGATGTTCGGCCTGGTCACCAGCCTCGCCGGGATGTCGCTGATCAACCCGATCTCGATCGGCGGCGGCGCGATCTTCGGCGGCAAGACGATCCGCGACGAGAGCAGATCGCTGCTCACCAAGCGCCAGGCCGAGGCCCGGCAGATCGTCGCCCGGCACGTCGACGACGTCTTCGTGCGGCTCAACAAGGACGCCCGCGACACCGTCCGCCGGGTCCAGCGCGCCCTGCGCGACCACTTCACCGCGGTCACCGAGGACCTGCAGGAGATCATCATGGACTCGTTGCGCAACGCGAAGGCCGCCGCCGACCAGGACGTCGCCGCCCGTGAGCAGCACAGCCGCCGGATCGAGCGGGAACTCGCCGCGCTCGCCCAGCTGCACACCCAGGCGCTCGCCCTGAACGGCCGCGCGTGA
- a CDS encoding IniB N-terminal domain-containing protein yields the protein MDSFPTLQEFVLNLIYDPAARSAFEVDPESALHAAGLSDITAADVQQVIPLVVDSAPVTGLPGLAGGADDLTTGVANLDVAGAVSHLQAITAQVALSPAGHLNAEVTSGFSVNAAVLGVAGDSNWGGLGADPGAHLDSHLDNHLVTDVVVPVPQVDPGLHAGVGSVLDSGVDTIGHLPSSVPIDHVPSLDDSGLGGATSSIGSVITPDLGHVLSHDPVTTVHDTVSGVTGTVGDVLHGVTGTPAQEAPHGLLGDLHL from the coding sequence ATGGACTCGTTTCCGACGTTGCAGGAATTCGTCCTCAACCTGATCTACGACCCGGCCGCCCGCTCGGCGTTCGAGGTCGACCCGGAGTCGGCGCTGCACGCGGCCGGCCTGAGCGACATCACCGCGGCCGACGTGCAGCAGGTGATCCCGCTGGTCGTCGACTCGGCGCCGGTGACCGGCCTGCCGGGCCTGGCCGGCGGCGCCGACGACCTGACCACCGGGGTGGCCAACCTGGACGTCGCCGGGGCGGTGTCGCACCTGCAGGCGATCACCGCGCAGGTCGCGCTCAGCCCGGCCGGGCACCTGAACGCCGAGGTCACCAGCGGCTTCAGCGTGAACGCCGCGGTGCTCGGGGTGGCCGGCGACAGCAACTGGGGTGGGCTGGGCGCGGACCCGGGCGCGCACCTCGACAGTCACCTGGACAACCACCTGGTCACCGACGTGGTGGTCCCGGTGCCGCAGGTCGACCCGGGCCTGCACGCCGGCGTCGGGAGCGTGCTCGACAGCGGAGTGGACACGATCGGCCACCTTCCGTCATCGGTTCCCATCGATCACGTCCCGAGCCTTGACGACTCCGGCCTCGGCGGGGCAACCTCATCGATCGGATCGGTGATTACGCCGGATTTGGGACATGTGCTGTCGCACGACCCGGTCACCACCGTGCACGACACCGTCAGCGGCGTCACCGGAACCGTCGGTGACGTGCTGCACGGCGTGACCGGTACGCCGGCTCAGGAGGCCCCGCACGGGCTGCTGGGCGACCTGCACCTGTAG